Proteins encoded in a region of the Mycolicibacterium duvalii genome:
- the pafA gene encoding Pup--protein ligase: MQRRIMGIETEFGVTCTFHGHRRLSPDEVARYLFRRVVSWGRSSNVFLRNGARLYLDVGSHPEYATAECDNLAQLVTHDRAGERVLEDLLIDAEQRLADEGIGGDIYLFKNNTDSAGNSYGCHENYLIVRAGEFSRISDVLLPFLVTRQLICGAGKVLQTPKAATFCLSQRAEHIWEGVSSATTRSRPIINTRDEPHADAEKYRRLHVIVGDSNMSESTTMLKVGSASLVLEMIEAGVAFRDFSLDNPIRAIREVSHDLTGRRPVRLAGGRQASALDIQREYYTRAVEYLQTREPDPQITQVVDLWGRQLDAVESQDFAKVDTEIDWVIKRKLFQRYQDRYNMELSDPKISQLDLAYHDIKRGRGVFDLLQRKGLAARITTDEEIEAAVNTPPQTTRAKLRGEFISAAQEAGRDFTVDWVHLKLNDQAQRTVLCKDPFRSVDERVKRLIASM, translated from the coding sequence GTGCAGCGACGAATCATGGGCATCGAGACGGAGTTCGGTGTCACCTGCACGTTCCACGGCCATCGCCGGCTCAGCCCCGACGAGGTCGCCCGGTATCTGTTCCGCCGGGTGGTGTCGTGGGGCCGCAGCTCGAACGTCTTCCTCCGCAACGGTGCGCGCCTGTATCTCGATGTGGGCAGCCATCCCGAATACGCGACCGCCGAATGCGACAACCTCGCCCAGTTGGTCACCCACGACCGCGCTGGTGAGCGGGTCCTCGAGGACCTGCTGATCGACGCCGAGCAGCGGCTGGCCGACGAGGGTATCGGCGGCGACATCTACCTGTTCAAGAACAACACCGATTCGGCCGGCAACTCCTACGGCTGCCACGAGAACTACCTGATCGTGCGGGCCGGGGAGTTCTCCCGGATCTCCGATGTGCTGCTGCCGTTCCTGGTCACCCGCCAATTGATCTGCGGCGCGGGCAAAGTGCTGCAGACCCCCAAGGCGGCGACGTTCTGTCTGAGCCAGCGCGCCGAACACATCTGGGAGGGCGTGTCGAGCGCGACCACCCGGTCGCGGCCGATCATCAACACCCGCGACGAGCCGCACGCCGACGCGGAGAAGTACCGGCGTCTGCATGTCATCGTCGGTGACTCCAACATGAGCGAGTCCACCACGATGCTCAAGGTCGGCTCGGCGTCGCTGGTTCTCGAGATGATCGAGGCCGGGGTGGCGTTCCGTGACTTCTCGCTGGACAACCCCATCCGGGCCATCCGCGAGGTCAGCCACGACCTGACCGGGCGGCGGCCGGTGCGCCTGGCCGGCGGTCGCCAGGCCAGCGCCCTGGACATCCAGCGCGAGTACTACACCCGCGCGGTGGAGTATCTGCAGACCCGGGAACCGGACCCGCAGATCACCCAGGTCGTCGACCTGTGGGGCCGACAGCTCGACGCGGTAGAGAGTCAGGATTTCGCCAAGGTCGACACCGAGATCGACTGGGTGATCAAGCGCAAGCTGTTCCAGCGCTACCAGGATCGCTACAACATGGAGCTGTCCGATCCGAAGATCAGCCAACTCGATCTGGCCTACCACGACATCAAGCGCGGTCGCGGGGTGTTCGATCTGCTGCAGCGCAAGGGTCTTGCCGCCCGGATCACCACCGACGAGGAGATCGAAGCCGCGGTCAACACCCCGCCGCAGACCACCCGCGCCAAGCTGCGGGGCGAGTTCATCAGCGCCGCGCAGGAAGCCGGCCGCGACTTCACCGTCGACTGGGTGCACCTCAAGCTCAACGACCAGGCCCAGCGCACCGTCCTCTGCAAGGATCCGTTCCGCTCGGTCGACGAACGGGTCAAGCGGCTCATCGCCAGCATGTGA
- a CDS encoding helix-turn-helix transcriptional regulator, with translation MAVSKVERLMNLVIALLSTNTFITAERIRETVFGYSENASDEAFSRMFERDKNELRDLGIPLETGRVSPSDPTEGYRINREAYALPAVRLTADEAAAVAVATQLWESPELITATQGALLKLRAAGIDIDAVDELGVTITSTAALPGLRGSEDVLGMLLSAIDSGHAVQFPHRPSRSEPYVTRTVEPWGVVTDRGRWYLVGHDRDRDAVRTFRLSRIGADVALIGEPGAVRKPAEVDLREIVARVVGEWPDAGQARVWVAADRALALRRHAIATSPRTLGGRAGDELTVEVGMFDRLAREVASYGADAIVLEPEALRADVIARLRAQAGVRA, from the coding sequence GTGGCGGTGTCCAAAGTCGAACGATTGATGAACCTCGTCATCGCGCTGCTGTCCACGAACACCTTCATCACCGCCGAACGGATCCGCGAGACGGTGTTCGGCTACAGCGAGAATGCCAGCGACGAGGCATTCTCCCGAATGTTCGAGCGCGACAAGAACGAATTGCGCGACCTGGGCATCCCGTTGGAGACCGGCCGGGTGTCGCCGTCGGACCCGACCGAGGGGTATCGGATCAACCGGGAGGCCTACGCGCTGCCGGCGGTCCGGCTCACCGCCGACGAAGCCGCCGCGGTGGCGGTGGCCACCCAGCTGTGGGAATCGCCCGAGCTGATCACCGCGACACAGGGCGCGCTGCTGAAGCTGCGGGCCGCCGGCATCGACATCGACGCGGTCGACGAGTTGGGCGTGACGATCACCTCCACGGCCGCGTTGCCGGGGTTGCGCGGCTCCGAGGATGTGCTCGGCATGCTGCTGTCGGCCATCGATTCCGGTCACGCGGTGCAGTTCCCGCATCGGCCGTCGCGCAGCGAGCCGTACGTCACCCGCACCGTGGAGCCGTGGGGCGTCGTCACCGACCGGGGCCGGTGGTACCTCGTCGGCCACGACCGCGACCGCGACGCGGTGCGCACGTTCCGGCTGTCGCGCATCGGCGCCGACGTCGCCCTGATCGGCGAGCCGGGCGCGGTGCGCAAACCGGCTGAAGTCGACCTGCGGGAGATCGTCGCCCGGGTGGTGGGCGAGTGGCCCGACGCGGGGCAGGCCCGAGTGTGGGTCGCCGCCGACCGCGCGCTGGCTCTGCGCCGGCACGCCATCGCGACGAGCCCGCGGACCCTGGGCGGCCGTGCCGGTGACGAGTTGACCGTCGAGGTGGGGATGTTCGACCGCCTCGCGCGCGAGGTGGCCAGCTACGGAGCCGACGCGATCGTGCTCGAACCCGAGGCGTTGCGCGCGGATGTGATCGCCCGGCTGAGAGCACAGGCGGGGGTGCGGGCATGA
- a CDS encoding helix-turn-helix transcriptional regulator — MTGVSTRLVRLLNMVPYFQANPRITYNEAAADLGVSVKQLRDDLTQLWMCGLPGYGPGDLIDFDFSGDTIEVTFTAGIDHPLRLTSPEATGVLVALRALLDVPGMVDPEAARSAIAKIESAAGHAGHHSEGTAVDEPAPIESEAAAAVRTAVRSGRALAIEYYSASHDVLSSRVVDPIRVVLVADHSYLEAWCRTAEGVRLFRFDRIVDARVLDEPAMPPPPAVQAAPDTSLFDPDSADPSLPTATLRVSRSASWMFDYYPLRVLAEHPDGSCDAAMTYASDDWMARFVLGFGSAVEVLAPEGLAERVRSAAVAALAAYEASAATRTE, encoded by the coding sequence ATGACCGGCGTCAGCACCCGGCTGGTGCGGCTGCTCAACATGGTGCCGTACTTCCAGGCCAACCCGCGGATCACCTACAACGAAGCCGCGGCCGACCTCGGGGTCAGCGTCAAACAGCTGCGCGACGACCTGACCCAGCTCTGGATGTGTGGGCTGCCCGGGTACGGACCGGGAGACCTGATCGACTTCGATTTCTCCGGCGACACCATCGAGGTCACGTTCACCGCCGGCATCGACCACCCGTTGCGGTTGACGTCCCCGGAGGCCACCGGCGTGCTGGTCGCGTTGCGGGCGCTGCTCGACGTGCCGGGCATGGTCGACCCCGAAGCCGCGCGCAGCGCGATCGCCAAGATCGAATCCGCCGCCGGGCACGCGGGCCACCACAGCGAGGGCACCGCCGTGGACGAGCCGGCGCCGATCGAGAGTGAGGCCGCCGCGGCGGTCCGCACCGCCGTGCGCTCCGGGCGGGCCCTGGCCATCGAGTACTACTCCGCCTCCCACGACGTGCTGTCCAGCCGGGTCGTCGACCCGATCCGCGTGGTGCTCGTCGCCGACCACAGCTACCTCGAGGCGTGGTGTCGCACCGCCGAGGGCGTACGGCTGTTCCGCTTCGACCGGATCGTCGACGCGCGGGTGCTCGACGAGCCGGCGATGCCCCCACCGCCTGCGGTGCAGGCCGCGCCGGACACCTCGCTGTTCGACCCGGACTCCGCGGATCCGTCACTGCCGACCGCCACGCTGCGGGTCAGCCGGTCGGCGTCGTGGATGTTCGACTACTACCCGCTGCGGGTGCTGGCCGAGCATCCCGACGGCTCCTGCGACGCGGCCATGACCTACGCCTCCGACGACTGGATGGCGAGGTTCGTCCTCGGGTTCGGGTCCGCCGTGGAGGTGCTCGCCCCGGAGGGGCTCGCCGAGCGGGTCCGGTCGGCGGCGGTCGCCGCATTGGCGGCCTACGAGGCCAGCGCGGCGACCAGAACCGAGTAG
- the tatA gene encoding Sec-independent protein translocase subunit TatA: MGGLSPWHWAIVIAVFVLLFGAKKLPDAARSLGKSMRIFKSEIKEMQAESKPDTPTQITSERVSDGPDRGAAPAESETSPDQRSA, encoded by the coding sequence TTGGGTGGTCTCTCACCGTGGCACTGGGCCATCGTCATTGCCGTGTTCGTGCTGCTCTTCGGTGCCAAAAAGCTCCCCGACGCGGCGCGCTCCCTGGGTAAGTCGATGCGCATCTTCAAGTCCGAGATCAAGGAAATGCAGGCCGAGTCCAAGCCGGACACCCCGACTCAGATCACCTCCGAGCGCGTGTCCGACGGACCCGACCGTGGTGCGGCACCGGCGGAGTCCGAGACCTCACCGGACCAGCGCTCAGCCTGA